A genomic window from Salvia splendens isolate huo1 chromosome 11, SspV2, whole genome shotgun sequence includes:
- the LOC121753677 gene encoding amino acid permease 6-like, with translation MGKEFSSVPMYTESAEVTKSFDDDGRIKRTGTLLTASSHIITAVIGSGVLSLAWAIAQLGWVVGPAVLMAFSFITYYTSTLLADSYRCPGPVQGTRNYTYMDVVRSHLGGVKVQLCGLAQYGNLVGVTIGYTITASISMEAIKKSNCYHKHGHDAHCSEPAYPFMIIFAAIQIVLCQIPNFHELSWLSIVAAIMSFAYSSIGFGLSVAKVAGGGNNVRTTLTGTTVGVDLSGSDKVWRTFQAIGNIAFAYAYSTVLIEIQDTLKSKPSENKVMKKASFIGVTTTTIFYMLCGCVGYAAFGNDAPGNFLTGFGFYEPFWLIDFANICIAVHLIGAYQVFAQPIFAFVEKSCQKRWPESKFINAEYMPFMGSHGFNMFRLVWRTIYVVVTAVLAMIFPFFNDILGLIGAASFYPLTVYFPIEMHIAQQKIPKYSFNWMWLKILSWSCLVVSLVAAAGSIQGLAVDVKTYKPFK, from the exons ATGGGGAAGGAGTTCTCCTCAGTTCCGATGTACACCGAATCCGCCGAGGTGACCAAGAGCTTCGACGACGACGGCCGCATCAAGCGCACGGGCACATTGCTAACGGCCAGCTCGCACATCATAACGGCCGTGATCGGGTCCGGGGTGCTCTCGCTCGCGTGGGCCATCGCGCAGCTCGGATGGGTCGTGGGGCCCGCCGTGCTGATGGCCTTCTCCTTCATCACCTACTACACCTCCACCCTCCTCGCCGACTCCTACCGCTGCCCGGGCCCCGTCCAAGGGACCCGCAACTACACGTACATGGACGTCGTACGCTCCCATTTAG GTGGTGTAAAAGTTCAGCTGTGTGGATTGGCGCAATACGGCAATCTTGTTGGAGTCACCATTGGATACACAATAACTGCCTCTATTAGTATGGA GGCCATAAAGAAGTCCAACTGTTATCACAAACACGGACACGACGCGCACTGCTCTGAACCGGCCTACCCATTCATGATAATATTTGCGGCAATTCAGATAGTTTTGTGCCAAATACCGAATTTTCACGAGCTATCGTGGCTCTCTATTGTGGCCGCCATTATGTCCTTTGCGTACTCTTCCATCGGCTTCGGCCTCTCTGTAGCCAAAGTTGCAG GTGGTGGCAACAACGTGAGGACGACTCTGACAGGGACGACGGTCGGGGTGGACTTATCGGGATCAGATAAGGTGTGGAGAACCTTTCAAGCCATTGGAAATATAGCCTTTGCTTATGCCTACTCCACTGTGCTCATCGAAATCCAG GACACATTGAAGTCAAAGCCATCAGAGAACAAAGTAATGAAGAAGGCTTCATTTATAGGAGTGACAACCACAACAATATTCTACATGCTATGTGGCTGTGTGGGTTATGCTGCTTTTGGAAATGATGCTCCTGGGAATTTCCTCACTGGATTTGGATTTTATGAACCATTTTGGCTCATTGATTTTGCCAATATTTGCATTGCAGTTCACCTCATTGGTGCATACCAG GTGTTCGCGCAGCCGATATTCGCCTTCGTGGAGAAGTCGTGCCAGAAGAGATGGCCGGAGAGCAAGTTCATAAACGCGGAGTACATGCCGTTCATGGGGTCCCACGGCTTCAACATGTTCCGGCTGGTGTGGCGGACGATCTACGTGGTGGTGACGGCCGTGCTGGCGATGATCTTCCCGTTCTTCAACGACATATTGGGCCTCATCGGGGCCGCCTCCTTCTACCCACTCACGGTGTACTTCCCCATCGAGATGCATATTGCGCAGCAAAAAATCCCCAAATACTCCTTCAATTGGATGTGGCTCAAGATCCTCAGCTGGAGCTGCCTCGTCGTGTCGCTGGTGGCGGCCGCGGGCTCCATCCAAGGGCTCGCCGTGGATGTAAAGACCTACAAGCCGTTCAAATGA